The proteins below come from a single Natranaerofaba carboxydovora genomic window:
- the murG gene encoding undecaprenyldiphospho-muramoylpentapeptide beta-N-acetylglucosaminyltransferase yields the protein MKFLLTGGGTGGHIYPALSVVREIYKNNENAEVMYVGTSRGLECKVIPKENIPFKTIDIQGLPRKIGKEMIYFSSNFAKGCYQARKIISEFNPNVVLGTGGYVCGPVILMAWLSGIPTAIHEQNVVPGITNKFLSKLAKKTMVSFEDSKDFFNTKNLIVTGNPRASEVNELSLDKAALTLGLDKDKKTLLVVSGSQGAEIINHNFIKIIEDLIKNKWLQIIYVTGDRYYNEVNKKISSYDKSNIKVFSYLNEMPMALSLADLVLSRAGATTLAEITGFGIPSILVPSPNVTNDHQRKNAMTLVKRDAAEMIEEKDLKPEVLMEKIIKLLLDDQLLINMKSNSRELGYLDASCKVYNVLKDIAKTKK from the coding sequence ATGAAATTTTTACTTACCGGAGGAGGAACAGGCGGGCATATATATCCAGCACTTTCTGTAGTAAGAGAAATTTATAAAAATAACGAAAATGCTGAGGTTATGTATGTAGGGACTTCCCGAGGCCTAGAATGTAAAGTGATTCCAAAAGAGAATATACCTTTTAAAACGATAGATATACAGGGATTACCAAGGAAGATAGGCAAAGAAATGATTTATTTTTCGTCGAATTTTGCAAAGGGGTGCTATCAAGCAAGAAAAATAATAAGCGAATTTAACCCGAATGTTGTGCTTGGCACAGGAGGTTATGTTTGTGGTCCGGTTATTCTTATGGCATGGTTATCTGGTATTCCTACAGCGATTCACGAACAAAATGTAGTACCTGGAATCACGAATAAATTTTTGTCAAAACTAGCAAAAAAAACTATGGTTAGCTTTGAAGATTCAAAGGATTTTTTTAACACTAAGAATCTAATAGTTACAGGTAATCCTAGGGCATCTGAAGTAAATGAACTAAGCCTAGATAAGGCAGCTCTTACCCTCGGTTTGGACAAAGATAAAAAAACTTTATTAGTAGTAAGTGGAAGTCAAGGTGCAGAGATTATAAATCATAATTTTATAAAAATAATTGAAGATCTTATAAAAAATAAATGGCTGCAAATAATATATGTAACCGGCGATAGGTACTACAATGAAGTTAATAAAAAAATATCAAGCTATGATAAGAGTAATATAAAAGTTTTTTCATATTTAAATGAGATGCCAATGGCATTAAGTCTAGCAGATCTTGTATTAAGTAGAGCTGGGGCTACTACTCTTGCCGAAATTACTGGATTTGGGATACCTTCTATTTTGGTACCATCTCCTAATGTAACCAATGATCACCAGCGGAAAAATGCTATGACTTTAGTTAAAAGAGATGCAGCAGAAATGATTGAAGAAAAGGATTTAAAGCCAGAAGTTTTAATGGAAAAAATAATTAAGTTATTGTTGGATGATCAACTTTTAATTAATATGAAAAGCAATAGTAGAGAACTGGGTTACCTAGATGCTTCTTGTAAGGTATACAATGTACTAAAAGATATTGCAAAAACCAAAAAATAA
- the spoVE gene encoding stage V sporulation protein E: MEKENKSPDYILLIVTALLLGIGIIMVFSASTIISQVQYGDSYFFLKRQTFWAFVGLLGLLLANKINYWKWEKLAVAFLILNFVFLALVFVPGLGRQVYGAYRWIQIGGINFQPTEFTKLALIIFTAAHVSKGGIVKSFTKGILPPIFFLGLSFILILRQPDMGTAVAISACIIIMLFVAGMRITHLVGFLAATVPVGLALILQSDYRRERLLSFVNPWEDHMETGYQIIQSLYALGPGGLAGVGLGQSRQKFFYLPEPHNDFIFAIIGEELGFLGASFVLILFFIFIWRGFRIAAYSPDLLGSLLAAGITSIVGIQALMNIGVVTASIPVTGINLPLVSAGGSSLFFTLTGIGILLNISKHITK; the protein is encoded by the coding sequence TTGGAGAAAGAAAATAAGTCCCCTGATTATATTTTGCTTATTGTAACAGCACTTTTACTTGGCATAGGAATTATCATGGTATTTAGTGCGAGCACCATTATATCACAGGTTCAATATGGTGATTCATACTTCTTCCTAAAACGACAAACCTTCTGGGCTTTTGTTGGTTTACTGGGTTTGTTGTTAGCTAACAAAATTAACTATTGGAAATGGGAAAAATTAGCAGTTGCCTTCTTGATATTAAATTTTGTATTTTTAGCTTTGGTTTTTGTTCCGGGTCTTGGGAGGCAAGTATATGGGGCTTACAGATGGATACAAATCGGTGGGATAAATTTTCAACCAACAGAATTTACTAAATTGGCTTTGATAATTTTTACTGCTGCACATGTGTCTAAAGGAGGAATTGTAAAAAGCTTTACTAAAGGAATATTACCTCCGATATTCTTCTTGGGTTTAAGCTTTATTTTGATTTTGAGGCAGCCTGATATGGGTACTGCTGTTGCAATATCGGCATGTATTATTATCATGCTTTTTGTAGCAGGGATGAGAATAACTCACTTGGTAGGATTTTTAGCTGCTACGGTTCCGGTTGGTTTAGCTTTAATATTACAAAGTGATTATAGAAGGGAACGATTATTATCATTTGTTAATCCCTGGGAAGATCACATGGAAACTGGATACCAGATAATTCAATCCTTATATGCTCTTGGCCCGGGCGGTCTAGCAGGTGTTGGTCTTGGTCAATCAAGACAAAAGTTTTTCTACCTTCCTGAGCCCCACAACGATTTTATATTTGCAATTATAGGTGAAGAGCTAGGTTTTTTGGGCGCCTCTTTTGTGTTAATATTGTTTTTTATATTTATATGGCGAGGATTCAGGATAGCAGCTTATTCGCCCGATCTTTTGGGAAGTTTGCTTGCGGCTGGGATCACATCTATTGTAGGGATTCAGGCGCTTATGAATATTGGAGTTGTTACTGCTTCGATCCCTGTTACAGGGATTAACTTACCACTTGTTAGCGCAGGAGGGTCATCTCTCTTTTTTACCCTAACGGGAATAGGAATATTGCTAAATATTTCAAAACATATAACAAAATAA
- the murD gene encoding UDP-N-acetylmuramoyl-L-alanine--D-glutamate ligase: MGKYLVLGLGKSGLSTLKALQELSKDVVGTDKRSIDEIDFGNETKEDIARLKESIIKEDKVKEKIHEFDTIVKSPGISYENEIIEAGLSKKIQIIDEIELTYNYLKPYISCLIAITGTNGKTTTTTLIGEIIKSAGYFCHVVGNIGNPISSLISRVKKGDIVVCEVSSFQLEGIVNFKPDIALLLNIAPDHLDRHKTFENYINAKLRIFENQSEEDIKVINYDNENCKDISKKLSGTKLFFSTKESLDDGANVIKDKLVMKQKGNSIEVIKKDEIKIPGEHNIENILASICVAKTLDISPDTISSTIANFYGVEHRLEKVGEYKGVTFYNDSKATNIEASFTALEAVKSTGFKEPLVLILGGMDKGEDFDEFVQNLKQFNAKAIILGETKSRWIESMNKNNFEEYTSVDTLEEAVKNAFSLGKTVLFSPGCASWDMFSSYEERGRIFKGEVIKWGRD; encoded by the coding sequence ATGGGAAAATATCTAGTTTTAGGCTTAGGGAAAAGTGGCCTTTCCACACTAAAAGCATTACAGGAACTAAGTAAAGATGTTGTAGGTACAGACAAACGTTCTATAGATGAAATAGATTTCGGAAATGAAACTAAAGAGGATATAGCAAGATTGAAGGAATCTATTATTAAAGAAGATAAAGTGAAAGAAAAAATACATGAGTTTGATACCATTGTTAAAAGTCCAGGAATTTCTTATGAAAATGAAATTATCGAAGCAGGGCTATCAAAAAAAATACAGATAATTGATGAAATTGAACTTACCTATAATTATCTAAAACCTTACATATCGTGTTTGATTGCAATTACAGGAACTAATGGAAAAACTACAACAACCACTTTGATAGGGGAGATAATTAAATCTGCAGGTTACTTTTGTCACGTGGTTGGAAATATCGGTAACCCTATTAGCAGTTTGATTAGTCGGGTCAAAAAAGGTGATATAGTTGTATGTGAAGTTTCTAGTTTTCAACTTGAAGGGATAGTAAATTTTAAGCCTGATATAGCGCTTTTATTAAATATTGCTCCTGATCACTTAGATAGACATAAAACTTTTGAAAACTATATAAACGCAAAATTAAGGATTTTTGAAAATCAAAGTGAGGAAGACATAAAAGTTATAAATTATGATAATGAAAATTGTAAGGATATTTCAAAGAAATTGTCAGGTACTAAATTATTTTTTAGTACAAAAGAAAGTTTAGATGACGGTGCAAATGTTATTAAGGATAAATTAGTAATGAAACAGAAGGGTAATAGCATAGAAGTTATAAAGAAAGATGAAATTAAAATACCTGGCGAGCATAATATTGAAAATATTCTAGCATCAATTTGTGTGGCTAAAACTTTAGACATATCACCAGATACAATTAGTAGTACAATAGCAAATTTTTATGGGGTAGAACACAGGCTAGAGAAAGTTGGTGAATATAAGGGGGTCACATTCTACAATGACTCTAAAGCAACAAATATTGAAGCTTCTTTTACAGCTTTAGAAGCTGTAAAGTCAACAGGTTTTAAAGAACCATTAGTATTAATCTTAGGCGGTATGGATAAGGGTGAAGACTTTGATGAATTTGTGCAGAATTTGAAACAGTTTAATGCTAAAGCAATAATATTAGGAGAAACAAAATCCAGGTGGATAGAATCCATGAATAAAAATAACTTTGAAGAATATACAAGTGTGGACACTTTAGAAGAAGCGGTAAAAAATGCATTTAGCCTTGGCAAAACAGTTTTGTTTTCACCGGGGTGTGCTAGTTGGGATATGTTTTCAAGCTATGAAGAAAGAGGAAGAATTTTCAAGGGGGAAGTGATTAAGTGGGGGAGGGATTAG